Proteins co-encoded in one Aggregicoccus sp. 17bor-14 genomic window:
- a CDS encoding MotA/TolQ/ExbB proton channel family protein, with the protein MHVIIGLAGLGLLIAYILQLGHAAGFSGVVHPPSLLLLGLAPFFMAMVAYRFTDLFNAVKAVAEALRFDAARSRLRLYEELTQFAAELRARRPARALEVADASSHALLRQLGPLVVRQYSAEELESTASTALYCLVSERKRSEDVLGTLGRVAPATGLVGTVLGLINLLKDLARFDQLGPSMALALLCTLYGLLLANAVYQPLARVIHSQTASRVEEAKLLTRALVLTVQDKPLSDVRRLFELAGAPQAAAAPVSPDVSVGGSR; encoded by the coding sequence ATGCACGTCATCATCGGACTCGCGGGCCTGGGCCTGCTCATCGCCTACATCCTGCAGCTGGGGCACGCGGCCGGCTTCTCCGGCGTGGTGCACCCGCCCTCGCTGCTGCTGCTGGGGCTCGCGCCCTTCTTCATGGCCATGGTGGCCTACCGCTTCACGGACCTGTTCAACGCGGTGAAGGCGGTGGCCGAGGCGCTGCGCTTCGACGCGGCGCGCAGCCGCCTGCGGCTCTACGAGGAGCTCACCCAGTTCGCCGCCGAGCTGCGCGCGCGCCGCCCTGCGCGCGCGCTGGAGGTGGCGGACGCCTCCTCGCACGCGCTGCTGCGCCAGCTGGGCCCGCTCGTGGTGCGCCAGTACTCCGCCGAGGAGCTGGAGAGCACCGCCTCCACCGCGCTCTACTGCCTGGTGAGCGAGCGCAAGCGCAGCGAGGACGTGCTGGGGACGCTCGGGCGCGTGGCGCCCGCCACCGGCCTCGTCGGCACGGTGCTGGGCCTCATCAACCTGCTCAAGGACCTGGCGCGCTTCGACCAGCTGGGCCCCTCCATGGCGCTCGCGCTCTTGTGCACGCTCTACGGCCTGCTCCTGGCCAACGCCGTGTACCAGCCGCTCGCGCGCGTCATCCACTCGCAGACCGCGAGCCGGGTGGAGGAGGCGAAGCTGCTCACGCGCGCGCTGGTGCTCACGGTGCAGGACAAGCCGCTGTCGGACGTGCGCCGCCTCTTCGAGCTGGCGGGCGCGCCGCAGGCCGCCGCGGCGCCGGTGTCTCCGGACGTCTCGGTGGGCGGGAGCCGCTAG
- a CDS encoding tetratricopeptide repeat protein — translation MVTFTKRRALGALALLSLAGCASSPSKTLVIPAEMRRQAAQPAAPTSPARPGAASAAAGAGAASGAGTAAAPAPGKYVIRMAEAGRVWEMELPEASGGYEVRVPLAGMGGPAEQLTAADEEMLSDALAQKGDKAEKSDKGDKAPVAKGDAKAAGSAPAALDARAAARKRSYLGGIAKVSEMYAARRYELGLIELVNLENDYPNDARLLSMKGSLYLKLGKTRLAREAWEKALTINPDNAGVAEALRSAALGEE, via the coding sequence ATGGTGACCTTCACGAAGCGCCGCGCCCTGGGCGCGCTCGCGCTGCTGTCGCTCGCGGGCTGCGCCAGCAGCCCCTCCAAGACGCTGGTCATCCCCGCGGAGATGCGCCGCCAGGCCGCGCAGCCCGCGGCGCCCACGTCCCCCGCCCGCCCCGGCGCCGCGAGCGCGGCCGCTGGCGCAGGCGCGGCCTCTGGCGCGGGCACCGCCGCCGCCCCGGCGCCCGGCAAGTACGTCATCCGCATGGCCGAGGCGGGCCGCGTGTGGGAGATGGAGCTGCCCGAGGCCAGCGGCGGCTACGAGGTGCGCGTGCCGCTCGCCGGCATGGGCGGCCCCGCCGAGCAGCTCACCGCCGCGGACGAGGAGATGCTCTCGGACGCCCTCGCGCAGAAGGGTGACAAGGCCGAGAAGAGCGACAAGGGCGACAAGGCCCCGGTCGCGAAGGGCGACGCCAAGGCCGCGGGCTCCGCGCCGGCGGCGCTGGACGCGCGCGCGGCGGCCCGCAAGCGCAGCTACCTGGGCGGCATCGCCAAGGTGAGCGAGATGTACGCGGCGCGCCGCTACGAGCTCGGGCTCATCGAGCTGGTGAACCTGGAGAACGACTACCCGAACGACGCGCGCCTGCTGTCCATGAAGGGCTCGCTGTACCTGAAGCTGGGCAAGACGCGGCTCGCGCGCGAGGCCTGGGAGAAGGCGCTCACCATCAACCCCGACAACGCAGGCGTGGCCGAAGCGCTGCGCAGCGCCGCCCTGGGCGAGGAGTAG